Proteins from a single region of Amycolatopsis sp. CA-230715:
- a CDS encoding endonuclease/exonuclease/phosphatase family protein: MSLSLITVNIGAPSLDRAQRQLRWLAARPEDVLVLTETKATAGSQFLAEAFIAAGYAVTFPDHAPGELGVMIVSKLATTLDPLSAALDYLPARAAGVVVGTSDGPLRVVGAYVPSRNATAEKTERKKTWIQRFGHALDATTSEAPLLLLGDLNVLEPTHIPAHRGQFAPFEYAFYTGLTERHGLVDLFRHLHADAVEHSWARRADLGYRYDHAHGSRALAERLTACEYVHETREAGTDGARLTDHSGLAVRVSMTATTSLLTSDPATAATHAEPEPTLF; the protein is encoded by the coding sequence ATGTCTCTGAGCCTGATCACCGTCAACATCGGCGCCCCGTCGCTGGATCGTGCGCAGCGCCAGCTCCGCTGGCTGGCCGCCCGCCCGGAGGATGTGCTGGTGCTGACCGAGACCAAGGCCACCGCGGGCAGCCAGTTCCTCGCCGAGGCATTCATCGCCGCCGGCTACGCGGTGACCTTCCCCGACCACGCCCCCGGCGAGCTCGGCGTGATGATCGTCAGCAAGCTCGCCACCACCCTGGACCCGCTCAGCGCGGCACTGGACTACCTGCCCGCGCGCGCCGCCGGGGTCGTGGTGGGTACTTCGGACGGGCCGCTGCGCGTAGTCGGCGCCTACGTGCCCTCCCGCAACGCCACCGCCGAGAAGACCGAACGCAAGAAGACCTGGATCCAGCGCTTCGGCCACGCCCTGGACGCCACCACGAGCGAGGCGCCGCTGCTGCTGCTCGGCGACCTCAACGTGCTCGAACCCACCCACATACCCGCGCATCGCGGCCAGTTCGCACCGTTCGAGTACGCCTTCTACACGGGGCTGACCGAGCGACACGGTCTGGTGGACCTGTTCCGGCACCTGCACGCCGACGCCGTCGAGCACAGTTGGGCACGCCGCGCGGACCTGGGCTACCGCTACGACCACGCCCACGGCTCCCGCGCCTTGGCCGAGCGGCTCACCGCGTGCGAGTACGTCCACGAGACCAGGGAAGCGGGGACCGACGGCGCTCGGCTCACCGACCATTCAGGACTCGCCGTGCGGGTGTCGATGACCGCGACCACCTCGCTGCTAACGTCGGACCCCGCCACGGCGGCCACGCACGCCGAGCCGGAGCCGACTCTGTTCTGA
- a CDS encoding LysR family transcriptional regulator, with the protein MPEIADDGEAAEVLSSLLSSPPEMLDVSLDQLRTLAVVHATGTAQRAARALGREQSSVQKQLDNLNKAATRLVGEALVVKQGRGKDFLFTPSGEEVVALARQTLLSWTNSLHRSRRRVGSTVTFGTTEFTVQFLGAVWPALRKDFERRGVQLNIEHVRTRDLWRKLDGKKVDLVCGSFAAEPGRPSTVDYDFLEWHRERVALLTNLSVRELPDTPVGAERLPGLPLLAPTAGLLAQFLSRWYGPGYRGVLDVIADIDSLNYGLNLLTSQLLYGCLLTTERVADAALEGRLPGQGLRKIDLADDYRPRLEIVTGIFARKGERARYAADHPLNLLWTAFDEATPARAIPSALPG; encoded by the coding sequence GTGCCGGAGATCGCAGATGACGGCGAGGCGGCGGAAGTCCTGTCATCGCTGCTGAGCAGCCCGCCGGAGATGCTCGACGTCAGCCTGGACCAACTGCGCACCCTGGCCGTCGTGCACGCCACGGGCACCGCGCAACGTGCCGCCCGCGCGCTGGGGCGCGAGCAGTCCAGCGTGCAGAAGCAGCTCGACAATCTCAACAAGGCCGCGACCCGCCTGGTCGGTGAGGCGCTGGTGGTCAAACAGGGCCGGGGCAAGGACTTCTTGTTCACCCCGTCCGGCGAGGAGGTCGTCGCACTGGCACGGCAGACCCTGCTGTCGTGGACCAACAGTCTGCACCGAAGCCGGCGCCGGGTCGGGTCCACCGTCACCTTCGGCACCACCGAGTTCACCGTGCAGTTCCTCGGCGCCGTGTGGCCCGCGCTGCGCAAGGACTTCGAGCGCCGCGGCGTGCAGCTCAACATCGAGCACGTCCGCACCCGAGACCTGTGGCGCAAGCTCGACGGCAAGAAGGTCGACCTGGTGTGCGGCAGCTTCGCCGCCGAACCTGGCCGACCATCCACAGTGGACTACGACTTCCTGGAATGGCATCGCGAACGTGTCGCCCTGCTCACCAATCTCAGCGTCCGCGAGTTGCCCGACACCCCGGTCGGCGCCGAGCGGCTGCCCGGCCTGCCGCTGCTCGCGCCCACCGCCGGGCTACTCGCCCAGTTCCTCAGCCGCTGGTACGGCCCCGGCTACCGCGGCGTGCTCGACGTCATCGCCGATATCGACTCCCTCAACTACGGCCTCAACCTGCTCACCAGCCAGCTCCTGTATGGCTGCCTGCTCACCACCGAACGCGTCGCCGACGCCGCCCTCGAGGGCCGGTTGCCCGGCCAGGGCCTGCGCAAGATCGACCTCGCCGACGACTACCGCCCCCGCCTTGAGATCGTCACCGGCATCTTCGCTCGCAAGGGCGAACGCGCCCGCTATGCCGCCGACCACCCGCTAAACCTGCTGTGGACCGCCTTTGACGAAGCGACCCCGGCCCGAGCCATCCCCTCGGCTCTACCGGGCTGA
- a CDS encoding NUDIX hydrolase, which translates to MPASTSTATPRIGARVLLLDRDDRVLLIHALDPTDPAHHWWELPGGGLDEGEDLHTAARRELAEESGITLTALGRKLWVRESRFRYQDRDHHRIEHVFLGRTSITAPQVSLQPTENEKAGLIERRWWAADELRQCRDKLLPATLPAHLDDLLADRFSPTPLTLLD; encoded by the coding sequence ATGCCCGCATCCACCAGCACCGCCACACCACGAATTGGCGCCCGCGTCCTTCTGCTCGACCGCGACGACCGCGTACTGCTCATCCACGCCCTCGACCCCACCGACCCCGCGCACCACTGGTGGGAGCTGCCCGGCGGCGGCCTGGACGAGGGCGAGGACCTCCATACCGCCGCCCGCCGTGAGCTCGCCGAGGAATCCGGAATCACGCTCACGGCCCTCGGCCGCAAGTTGTGGGTCCGCGAATCCCGCTTCCGCTACCAGGACCGCGACCACCACCGCATCGAGCACGTCTTCCTCGGACGCACATCGATCACCGCGCCACAGGTCTCGCTCCAGCCCACCGAGAACGAGAAGGCCGGGCTGATCGAGCGTCGTTGGTGGGCCGCTGACGAGCTGAGGCAGTGCCGCGACAAGCTCCTGCCCGCCACCCTGCCTGCCCATCTCGACGACCTGCTCGCGGACCGGTTCAGCCCCACGCCTCTCACTCTCCTCGACTGA
- a CDS encoding radical SAM protein, with the protein MIARSIATDEVASSCYFRTTVEQPFRKALVQINEDCNLCCAHCFVSATRVGMQMPLGDVVEKVIPRLADSRVRRVTLTGGEPTIHSDFLDIVRAFRTAGMDVGICTNATRLTTVQIAALVELGVHCNVSLDGFAADSHGKFRGDRATFAVTVATVERLGRAGILQGLLCTPNTLAQNEEYARLCGFARANGARYVLLNPLGSMGRGVRSKAKLAKTTLHMREIFELTAPFDGPELDIAHIRFPNAGARPLAGCEAGTIIYVFTPGEVTVCPYLVFAARTPQSRHADTEFIVGNIFTDPDIAHRLGDYRFHDRYQVGANATCAACSLNSGCGKGCPAAVVAAGGRIGDVDAEQCPIVDEDHAEGRRLLPLMPA; encoded by the coding sequence GTGATCGCTCGCAGTATCGCCACCGACGAGGTGGCCTCGTCCTGCTACTTCCGCACCACGGTCGAGCAGCCGTTCCGCAAGGCACTGGTCCAGATAAACGAGGACTGCAATCTGTGCTGCGCCCACTGTTTCGTGTCCGCGACGCGAGTCGGCATGCAGATGCCGCTGGGCGATGTAGTGGAGAAGGTGATCCCGCGCCTGGCGGACAGCCGGGTTCGGCGGGTGACCCTCACCGGCGGGGAGCCAACGATCCACTCGGACTTCCTGGACATCGTGCGCGCGTTCCGTACTGCGGGGATGGACGTCGGGATCTGCACCAACGCCACCAGACTGACCACGGTCCAGATCGCGGCGCTGGTCGAGCTGGGCGTGCACTGCAACGTGTCCCTGGACGGGTTCGCCGCCGACTCGCACGGCAAGTTCAGAGGTGACCGCGCCACTTTCGCGGTCACCGTTGCGACCGTGGAAAGGCTCGGCCGGGCGGGCATCCTGCAAGGGCTGCTGTGCACGCCGAACACGTTGGCGCAGAACGAGGAGTACGCCCGGCTGTGCGGGTTTGCCCGGGCGAACGGGGCCCGCTACGTGCTGCTCAACCCGCTGGGCAGCATGGGCCGCGGCGTAAGGTCGAAGGCCAAGCTGGCCAAGACGACCCTGCACATGCGGGAGATCTTCGAGCTGACCGCGCCGTTCGACGGACCGGAGCTGGACATCGCGCACATCCGCTTCCCCAACGCCGGAGCCCGGCCGCTGGCCGGATGCGAGGCCGGGACGATCATCTATGTGTTCACTCCCGGCGAGGTCACGGTGTGCCCGTACCTGGTGTTCGCCGCCCGCACCCCGCAATCGCGGCACGCCGACACCGAGTTCATCGTCGGCAACATCTTCACCGACCCCGACATCGCGCACCGGCTGGGCGACTACCGCTTCCACGACCGCTACCAGGTCGGCGCGAACGCCACCTGCGCGGCGTGTTCGCTGAACTCCGGCTGCGGCAAGGGCTGCCCGGCCGCCGTGGTCGCTGCGGGTGGCCGGATCGGTGACGTCGACGCCGAGCAATGTCCGATTGTCGACGAGGATCACGCTGAGGGGCGTCGGTTGCTGCCGCTGATGCCCGCGTGA
- a CDS encoding precorrin-3B synthase, translating to MPTPARDRRDACPGVYATHPAADGALARVRLPGGRVSAAQLVALASVAAEFGDGALHLTSRANLQLRGLPDGDPRVVERLGAAGLLPSPTHERVRNFLASPVGGGLVDVRPLVRSLDETVCAVPALANLPGRFLFALDSGRGDLSGERADLGWQALTPDYGAILFDGSDSGLRVPASAAAGALARLAVVFTEIRGDAWRVRELPDDAPLIEAGRALRAARVPPRRLPSTRVELGEHGEELCVAPPLGVLSANDAYLLASLAGEVTITPWRSVVLPDASVAPRLEGFLTSQDAPGAGVSACIGRPGCSRALADVRALAAKALEPGLTAHFSGCDRRCGAPRGPHRDVLATAGGYLVDGAWVSTVDLLESLHGKGAE from the coding sequence ATGCCCACCCCCGCACGTGATCGCCGTGACGCGTGCCCTGGGGTCTACGCCACGCATCCCGCCGCGGACGGCGCGCTGGCGAGGGTCCGGCTCCCCGGTGGCAGGGTCTCGGCGGCGCAGCTCGTCGCGCTCGCCTCCGTCGCGGCCGAATTCGGCGACGGCGCACTGCACCTGACCTCGCGCGCGAACCTCCAGCTCCGTGGCCTCCCCGACGGCGACCCGCGGGTGGTCGAGCGGCTCGGCGCCGCCGGGCTGCTGCCCTCGCCGACCCACGAGCGGGTCCGGAACTTCCTCGCGTCCCCGGTCGGCGGTGGCCTGGTCGACGTGCGGCCGCTCGTCCGCTCGCTCGACGAGACCGTGTGCGCGGTGCCCGCGCTGGCGAACCTGCCCGGCCGGTTCCTGTTCGCGCTCGACAGCGGGCGCGGCGACCTGTCCGGCGAGCGCGCCGACCTCGGCTGGCAGGCGCTCACCCCGGACTACGGCGCGATCCTGTTCGACGGATCCGACTCGGGCCTGCGGGTTCCCGCGTCGGCGGCGGCGGGCGCGCTGGCCCGGCTCGCCGTGGTGTTCACCGAGATCAGGGGCGACGCGTGGCGGGTGCGGGAACTACCCGACGACGCGCCGCTCATCGAAGCGGGACGCGCGCTCCGAGCCGCGAGAGTGCCACCACGGCGACTGCCCTCGACGCGGGTCGAACTGGGCGAGCACGGCGAGGAACTGTGCGTGGCGCCGCCGCTCGGGGTGCTCAGCGCGAACGACGCGTACCTGCTCGCCTCGCTCGCCGGTGAGGTGACCATCACGCCGTGGCGGTCGGTCGTGCTCCCGGACGCCTCGGTCGCGCCCCGGCTCGAAGGCTTCTTGACCAGCCAGGACGCACCGGGTGCCGGGGTCAGCGCGTGCATCGGGCGGCCGGGGTGCTCCCGTGCGCTCGCCGACGTCCGCGCGCTCGCCGCCAAGGCGCTCGAACCGGGCCTGACCGCGCACTTCTCCGGCTGCGACCGGCGCTGCGGCGCCCCGCGCGGCCCGCACCGCGACGTGCTCGCCACCGCGGGCGGGTACCTCGTCGACGGGGCCTGGGTGTCCACTGTGGACCTTCTGGAGTCCTTGCACGGAAAGGGAGCCGAGTGA
- the cobN gene encoding cobaltochelatase subunit CobN — protein sequence MILLLSTSDTDLLSARASGADYRLANPARLDLSELPALLAAAEIVVVRILGSERAWQEGLDAVRGSGKHVVVLGGEQAPDAELMKLSSVPSGIATESHAYLAQGGPENLRQLHRFLSDTLLLTGDGFDPPAAQPVWGVLDREKRATSGPTIAILYYRAHHLSGNTAFIEALSSAIEDAGGQALPIHCASLRSREPDMMAKLGEADALLVTVLAAGGTRPSEAGAGGDDEAWDVAELAALDIPTLQALCLTSDRETWDANDDGLSPLDAGNQMAVPEFDGRIITVPFSFKEIDEDGLPKYVADPERASRVAGIAVAHARLRHTPPPQRRIALMLSAYPTKHSRVGNAVGLDTPASAIDLLRRMRAAGYDLGDEPFPGVEPTSTDQPDGDALIHALIAAGGQDPEWLTEEQLAGNPIRVPAARYREWFAALPAELREAMEEHWGPAPGELYVDGGDIVLASLQAGNVVLMIQPPRGFGENPVAIYHNPDLPPSHHYLAAYRWLEEEFGAHAVVHLGKHGSLEWLPGKTAGLSASCAPDAVLGNLPLIYPFLINDPGEGAQAKRRAHATIVDHLIPPMARAESYGDLARLEQLLDEHANIAAMDPAKLPAIRAQIWTLIQAAKLDHDLGVDERPHDAEFDDFLLHIDGWLCEVKDAQIRDGLHILGQAPEGEARVNLVLAMLRAQQMWGGQSGAVPGLRSALGLKENSDTALSEVDGIEQTARALVEAMEASGWDSTTVTAVAERVLGHPDEKVGHVLTFAATEIVPRLAGTSAELDAVLHALDGGYIAAGPSGSPLRGLVNVLPTGRNFYTVDPKAIPSRLAWETGQALADSLLRRYREDTGDWPRSVGLSVWGTSAMRTSGDDAAEVLALLGVQPVWDEASRRVTGIEAVPLAELGRPRIDVTVRISGFFRDAFPHVIDLLDDAVRLVASLDEPDEQNFVRAHARADLAAHGDERRATTRIFGSKPGAYGAGMLPLMDSGNWRDDADLAEVYAVWGGFAYGRGLDGRPAREDMESSYKRIVVAAKNTDTREHDIADSDDYFQYHGGMIATVRALTGTAPASYVGDSTTPDAVRTRTLGEETARVFRARVVNPRWISAMRKHGYKGAFELAATVDYLFGFDATAGVVDDWMYEKLSESYVLDEVNQEFMAKANPWALRGIIERLGEAAERGLWAEPDQDLLDRMREVYLRLEGDLEEG from the coding sequence GTGATCCTGCTGCTGTCCACTTCGGACACCGATCTGCTGAGCGCGCGGGCGAGCGGGGCGGACTACCGCCTGGCCAACCCCGCCCGGCTCGACCTCTCCGAGCTGCCCGCGCTGCTCGCCGCCGCGGAGATCGTCGTCGTCCGCATCCTCGGCTCCGAACGGGCCTGGCAGGAAGGCCTCGACGCGGTGCGCGGCAGCGGCAAGCACGTGGTGGTGCTGGGCGGCGAGCAGGCGCCCGACGCCGAGCTGATGAAACTGTCGAGTGTGCCGTCGGGTATCGCCACCGAATCGCACGCGTACCTGGCGCAGGGCGGGCCGGAGAACCTGCGGCAGCTGCACCGGTTCCTCTCCGACACGCTGCTGCTGACCGGGGACGGGTTCGACCCGCCCGCGGCCCAGCCGGTGTGGGGCGTGCTCGACCGCGAAAAGCGCGCCACGAGCGGGCCGACGATCGCGATCCTGTACTACCGCGCGCACCACCTGTCCGGGAACACCGCGTTCATCGAAGCGCTGTCCAGCGCGATCGAGGACGCGGGCGGGCAGGCGCTGCCGATCCACTGCGCGTCGCTGCGCTCGCGCGAGCCCGACATGATGGCGAAGCTCGGCGAGGCGGACGCCCTGCTGGTCACCGTGCTCGCGGCGGGCGGGACCAGGCCGTCGGAAGCGGGCGCCGGCGGGGACGACGAGGCGTGGGACGTCGCCGAACTGGCCGCGCTCGACATCCCGACGTTGCAGGCGCTGTGCCTGACCAGCGACCGCGAAACCTGGGACGCGAACGACGACGGACTGTCCCCTTTGGACGCCGGGAACCAGATGGCGGTCCCGGAGTTCGACGGCAGGATCATCACGGTTCCCTTCTCCTTCAAGGAGATCGACGAGGACGGCCTGCCGAAGTACGTGGCCGATCCCGAACGGGCGTCCCGCGTCGCCGGGATCGCGGTCGCGCACGCGAGGCTGCGGCACACTCCCCCGCCTCAGCGCCGGATCGCGCTCATGCTGTCGGCGTACCCGACCAAGCACTCGCGCGTCGGCAACGCGGTCGGGCTGGACACGCCCGCGTCGGCGATCGACCTGCTGCGCCGGATGCGCGCGGCCGGATACGACCTCGGCGACGAACCGTTCCCCGGTGTCGAGCCGACCAGCACCGACCAGCCGGACGGTGACGCGCTCATCCACGCTCTGATCGCCGCGGGCGGTCAGGATCCCGAGTGGCTCACCGAAGAGCAGCTCGCGGGCAACCCGATCCGGGTGCCCGCCGCGCGCTACCGCGAATGGTTCGCCGCGCTGCCCGCGGAGCTGCGCGAAGCGATGGAAGAGCACTGGGGCCCGGCGCCGGGCGAGTTGTATGTGGACGGTGGCGACATCGTGCTCGCGTCGTTGCAGGCGGGCAACGTGGTGCTGATGATCCAGCCGCCGCGCGGGTTCGGCGAGAACCCGGTGGCCATCTACCACAACCCGGACCTGCCGCCGAGCCACCACTACCTGGCCGCCTACCGGTGGCTCGAAGAGGAGTTCGGCGCGCACGCGGTGGTGCACCTCGGCAAGCACGGCTCGCTGGAATGGCTGCCCGGCAAGACCGCGGGCCTGTCCGCGTCGTGCGCGCCGGACGCGGTGCTCGGCAACCTCCCGCTGATCTACCCGTTCCTGATCAACGACCCCGGTGAGGGCGCGCAGGCGAAGCGGCGCGCGCACGCCACCATCGTCGACCACCTCATCCCGCCGATGGCGCGCGCGGAGAGCTACGGCGATCTCGCGCGCCTGGAACAGCTTCTCGACGAGCACGCGAACATCGCCGCGATGGACCCGGCGAAGCTGCCCGCGATCCGCGCGCAGATCTGGACGCTCATCCAGGCCGCGAAGCTGGACCACGACCTCGGCGTGGACGAGCGCCCGCACGACGCCGAGTTCGACGACTTCCTCCTGCACATCGACGGCTGGCTGTGCGAGGTGAAGGACGCGCAGATCCGGGACGGCCTGCACATCCTCGGCCAGGCGCCGGAAGGCGAAGCGCGGGTCAACCTCGTGCTGGCGATGCTGCGCGCGCAGCAGATGTGGGGCGGACAGTCCGGCGCCGTACCGGGGTTGCGCTCCGCGTTGGGGCTCAAGGAGAACAGCGACACCGCACTGTCCGAAGTGGACGGTATCGAGCAGACGGCGCGTGCCCTCGTCGAAGCGATGGAAGCGTCCGGCTGGGACTCGACCACGGTAACCGCTGTGGCGGAACGCGTGCTCGGCCATCCCGACGAGAAGGTCGGGCACGTGCTCACCTTCGCGGCCACCGAGATCGTGCCGCGCCTCGCCGGGACGTCCGCGGAGCTGGACGCGGTGCTGCACGCCCTCGACGGCGGGTACATCGCGGCGGGCCCGAGCGGGTCGCCGCTGCGCGGGCTGGTGAACGTGCTGCCGACCGGCCGCAACTTCTACACCGTGGACCCGAAGGCGATCCCGAGCAGGCTCGCCTGGGAGACCGGGCAGGCGCTCGCGGATTCGCTGCTGCGCCGCTACCGCGAGGACACCGGTGACTGGCCGCGCTCGGTAGGGCTGTCGGTGTGGGGCACTTCGGCGATGCGGACCTCCGGTGACGACGCGGCGGAAGTGCTGGCGCTGCTGGGAGTTCAGCCCGTGTGGGACGAGGCTTCCCGGCGCGTCACCGGGATCGAAGCCGTCCCGCTCGCCGAACTGGGCAGGCCGCGGATCGACGTCACCGTGCGGATCAGCGGGTTCTTCCGCGACGCCTTCCCGCACGTCATCGACCTCCTCGACGACGCGGTGCGGCTGGTCGCCTCGCTCGACGAGCCGGACGAGCAGAACTTCGTACGGGCGCACGCGCGCGCCGATCTCGCCGCGCACGGGGACGAACGCCGTGCCACCACGAGGATCTTCGGTTCCAAGCCGGGCGCGTACGGCGCCGGGATGCTGCCGCTGATGGATTCCGGGAACTGGCGCGACGACGCCGATCTCGCCGAGGTGTACGCGGTGTGGGGCGGTTTCGCCTACGGCCGCGGCCTCGACGGACGGCCCGCGCGCGAGGACATGGAGAGCTCGTACAAGCGCATCGTCGTGGCCGCGAAGAACACCGACACCCGCGAGCACGACATCGCCGACTCCGACGATTACTTCCAGTACCACGGCGGCATGATCGCCACCGTCCGCGCGCTCACCGGCACCGCGCCCGCGTCCTACGTCGGCGACAGCACCACCCCGGACGCGGTGCGCACGCGGACGCTCGGCGAGGAGACCGCGCGCGTGTTCCGCGCCCGCGTGGTGAACCCGCGCTGGATCTCCGCGATGCGCAAACACGGCTACAAAGGCGCTTTCGAACTCGCGGCCACTGTGGACTACCTGTTCGGCTTCGACGCCACCGCCGGGGTCGTCGACGACTGGATGTACGAAAAGCTCAGCGAGTCCTACGTGCTCGACGAAGTGAACCAGGAGTTCATGGCGAAAGCCAACCCGTGGGCGCTGCGCGGCATCATCGAGCGCCTCGGCGAAGCCGCCGAACGGGGCCTGTGGGCCGAACCCGACCAGGACCTCCTCGACCGCATGCGCGAGGTCTACCTCCGCTTGGAAGGCGATCTCGAAGAGGGCTGA
- the paaE gene encoding 1,2-phenylacetyl-CoA epoxidase subunit PaaE gives MTTTTVSPRRTGFHPLTVASVRRLCDDAVAVTFEVPPDLAERYDFRPGQSLTLRREIDGVDQRRSYSICAAAGESPRVGVREVPGGLFSSWLVNEVRAGDTIEVAAPTGSFTPDLDTGGHHVLVAAGSGITPVLSIAASLLDSSDATVTLLYGNRRSDTVMFADELADLKDRYPARLELVHVLSREPREAELFTGRLDADRLRKLCTALIPVGEVAHWWLCGPFGMVTSAQEVLADLGVPADRVHQELFYVDDLPPEPVRHEEPGLKGASSEVKLVLDGRSSSMTLSRATTVLDGAQRFRPDLPFACKGGVCGTCRAKVTDGEVDMRRNFALEKSEVDTGFVLTCQSFPVSDSLTVDYDA, from the coding sequence GTGACCACCACGACCGTTTCACCGCGGCGGACCGGGTTCCACCCGCTGACCGTCGCGTCCGTGCGGCGGCTGTGCGACGACGCGGTCGCGGTGACCTTCGAGGTGCCACCGGATCTGGCGGAGCGCTACGACTTCCGGCCGGGGCAGTCACTGACCCTGCGCCGCGAGATCGACGGCGTCGACCAGCGGCGCTCCTACTCGATCTGCGCGGCGGCGGGGGAAAGCCCGCGCGTCGGTGTGCGGGAAGTCCCGGGTGGACTGTTCTCGTCGTGGCTGGTGAACGAAGTGCGGGCGGGCGACACCATCGAAGTCGCCGCGCCGACGGGCAGCTTCACCCCCGATCTGGACACCGGCGGCCACCACGTGCTGGTCGCCGCGGGCTCCGGGATCACGCCGGTGCTGTCGATCGCCGCGTCGCTGCTGGATTCCAGCGACGCCACGGTGACCCTGCTCTACGGCAACCGCCGCAGCGACACCGTGATGTTCGCCGACGAGCTGGCCGATCTGAAGGACCGCTACCCGGCACGGCTCGAACTCGTGCACGTGCTCTCGCGCGAGCCGAGGGAGGCGGAGCTGTTCACCGGGCGGCTCGACGCCGACCGGCTGCGCAAGCTGTGCACGGCGCTGATCCCGGTCGGCGAGGTCGCGCACTGGTGGCTGTGCGGTCCCTTCGGGATGGTCACCTCCGCGCAGGAGGTGCTCGCCGATCTGGGCGTGCCCGCCGACCGCGTGCACCAGGAACTGTTCTATGTGGACGATCTGCCGCCGGAACCCGTCCGCCACGAAGAACCCGGCCTGAAGGGTGCGTCCAGCGAGGTGAAGCTGGTGCTGGATGGCCGGTCCAGCTCGATGACGCTGTCCCGCGCCACGACCGTGCTCGACGGCGCGCAGCGGTTCCGCCCCGACCTCCCGTTCGCCTGCAAGGGCGGGGTGTGCGGCACCTGCCGGGCGAAGGTGACCGACGGCGAGGTCGACATGCGACGCAACTTCGCACTCGAAAAGTCCGAAGTGGACACCGGGTTCGTCCTTACTTGCCAGTCGTTCCCGGTGTCCGACTCCTTGACGGTCGACTACGACGCCTGA
- the tmk gene encoding dTMP kinase encodes MTGLSLDEPRRLSGTLIILDGPGGAGKSTAVCLVAETLTVAGVAAHPTSQPSRAPLGELTRHGTDTYRGMALACLCAADRHHQLATEILPALADGAVVVCDRYVASSLVLQGLDGLSAEVVWQLNRGVYRPDLSVILTGAPTVINARLRARGGHSRFERAEDNSEMETGLYLHAVVNLRQRGWPVASMDATTDTIAAAMVSLIQHVLTEKSSACL; translated from the coding sequence GTGACCGGCCTGTCGCTGGACGAGCCGCGGCGCCTGTCGGGCACGCTGATCATCCTGGACGGCCCCGGCGGGGCAGGGAAGTCCACCGCTGTCTGCCTGGTCGCTGAGACGCTGACAGTGGCCGGGGTAGCGGCGCACCCGACGAGCCAGCCGTCCCGCGCGCCGCTGGGAGAGCTAACCCGGCACGGCACCGACACCTACCGAGGCATGGCACTGGCCTGCCTGTGCGCCGCCGACCGCCACCACCAGCTCGCCACCGAGATCCTGCCCGCGCTGGCGGACGGCGCGGTCGTGGTGTGCGACCGCTACGTCGCGTCTTCGCTGGTGCTGCAAGGTCTTGACGGGCTGTCCGCCGAGGTGGTGTGGCAGCTTAACCGTGGTGTCTACCGGCCGGACCTCTCTGTCATCCTCACTGGCGCCCCCACCGTGATCAACGCCCGGCTGCGGGCGCGCGGCGGACACAGCCGCTTCGAGCGCGCCGAGGACAATAGCGAGATGGAGACCGGCCTGTACCTCCACGCTGTGGTCAACCTGCGACAACGGGGCTGGCCGGTCGCGTCGATGGACGCCACCACCGACACGATCGCCGCGGCGATGGTGTCCCTCATCCAGCACGTCCTGACCGAGAAGAGCTCGGCATGTCTCTGA